A single region of the Epinephelus fuscoguttatus linkage group LG14, E.fuscoguttatus.final_Chr_v1 genome encodes:
- the asmt2 gene encoding acetylserotonin O-methyltransferase 2 isoform X2, producing the protein MDRISRHSPVVEGVRFGDGRISSLLFADDVVLLAPSNSDLQLSLGRFAAECEAARMRISTSKSEAMVLSRKRVDCPLQVRGEVLPLVEEFKYLGIFFTSEGRMEREIDRRTGAASAVMQALNRSIVVKRELSQKAKLSIYRSIYVPTLTYGHELWVVTERTRSRVQAGYLRRVAGLSLRDRVRSSDIREGLGVDPLLLHIERSQLRWFGHLVRMPFGHLLLDASLGRCFRHVQPGGDLGPPQDTLEGLHHPAGLGTPRGSLGRADGSGWGEDCLGFFAEAAAPATQTRISGGRREISSVVRFLLLTSTFWPESSMTGLRRSV; encoded by the exons atggacagaatttctaggcacagcccagtggtggagggtgtcaggttcggtgatgggagaatctcgtccctgctttttgcggatgacgtggtcctcctagctccatcgaacagtgacctccagctctcgctggggcggttcgcagctgagtgtgaagcggctaggatgagaatcagcacctccaagtccgaggccatggtcctcagccggaaaagggtggattgcccgctccaggtcaggggggaggtcctgcctttggtggaggagtttaagtatcttgggatctttttcacgagtgagggtaggatggagcgggagattgacaggcggactggggcggcgtcagcagtgatgcaggcgcttaaccggtccattgtggtgaagagggaacttagccagaaagcaaagctctcgatttacaggtccatctacgttccaaccctcacctatggtcacgagctctgggtagtgactgaaagaacaagatcgcgagtacaagcggggtacctccgcagggtggctgggctcagtcttagggatagggtgaggagctcagacatccgggagggactcggagtagacccactgctccttcacatcgagaggagccagttgaggtggtttgggcatctggtaaggatgcctttcGGACACCTCCTtctggacgcctcccttgggaggtgtttcaggcatgtccaaccgggaggagatctcgggccgccccaggacacgctggagggactacatcacccggctggcctgggaacacctcggggttccctcggaagagctgatggaagtggctggggagaggactgtctgggcttctttgctgaggctgctgctccCGCGACccagacccggataagcggaggacgacga GAGATTTCTTCAGTGGTGAGGTTCCTCCTGCTGACCTCTACGTTCTGGCCCGAATCCTCCATGACTGGCCTGAGGAgaagtgtctga
- the asmt2 gene encoding acetylserotonin O-methyltransferase 2 isoform X1: MAEHLSQSELDYPFKLLEYFNGFRVSKVIFSACELGVFDLLLKSQEPLSAQHVAQELRTSEDGMERLLDALVGIEILEVENMDGTAVYSSTDVANLYLAKGSSKSLHDMIIYQSQTIYPLWNNMVDAVREGRNQNEKTFGLPPEDVFQAIYRSEEEMLKFMGLMNSSWVLDGHDIVTAFNLSCFQNIIDLGGCTGALAREMVKAYPSSSVTVFDLPQVVEMAQKHFCQEDDTVLFQSGDFFSGEVPPADLYVLARILHDWPEEKCLTLLRKIYHTCRPGGGVLLVEAMLFENRRGPVMTQIFSLNMLVQAEGRERPPSEYTRILNKTGFHNIQLCRTGKSYDAILAIR; this comes from the exons ATGGCAGAGCATCTGTCCCAGAGTGAGCTCGACTATCCCTTCAAACTGCTGGAGTATTTCAACGGCTTCAGAGTGTCAAAG GTGATATTCTCAGCCTGTGAACTCGGAGTCTTCGACCTCCTGTTAAAGTCTCAGGAGCCGCTCAGCGCTCAACATGTGGCTCAAGAGCTCAGAACCAGTGAGGACGGGATGGAGAGGCTACTGGACGCACTGGTGGGCATCGAGATACTGGAGGTGGAGAACATGGACGGGacag CTGTGTACAGCAGTACAGACGTGGCAAACCTGTATCTGGCCAAAGGAAGCAGCAAGTCTCTGCATGACATGATCATCTACCAATCACAGACCATCTACCCTCTGTGGAACAACATGGTGGATGCCGTCAG GGAGGGCAGGAACCAGAATGAGAAGACCTTCGGCCTTCCTCCAGAGGATGTCTTCCAGGCCATCTACAG GTCAGAGGAGGAGATGCTGAAGTTCATGGGTCTGATGAACTCTTCCTGGGTTCTAGATGGACACGACATCGTGACGGCGTTCAACCTCTCCTGCTTTCAGAACATCATTGATCTGGGAG GATGCACTGGGGCTCTGGCCCGTGAGATGGTGAAGGCGTACCCGTCCTCCTCCGTCACAGTGTTTGACCTCCCGCAAGTGGTCGAGATGGCCCAGAAACATTTCTGTCAGGAGGACGACACCGTGCTCTTCCAGAGCG GAGATTTCTTCAGTGGTGAGGTTCCTCCTGCTGACCTCTACGTTCTGGCCCGAATCCTCCATGACTGGCCTGAGGAgaagtgtctgacgctgctgagGAAGATCTACCACACTTGCAGGCCAG GTGGCGGCGTCCTGCTGGTGGAAGCCATGCTGTTTGAGAACAGACGAGGGCCCGTCATGACTCAGATCTTCTCCCTCAACATGCTGGTGCAGGCGGAGGGACGGGAGCGCCCGCCGTCCGAGTACACACGCATCCTCAACAAGACCGGCTTCCACAACATCCAGTTGTGCCGCACGGGCAAGTCTTACGATGCCATCCTGGCCATCAGATGA